The DNA segment ATCGATTCGTCCACCAGTATGACGAGGTCCCTGGTTGACCCAGCCAACCGGATGCTCCGAGCAGCGGCGATCGCGCCGCAGACGTATACTTCCGCGGAGTGCAGTATTGTGGCATAGGCTTCTCGAGTTCCATCCCCTGTTTGCGGCCGCACTGTAGGAAGAGACAACCACACGCACAATGGGAACTCTGAGAGGAGCTCGAGGATGAAACGAGTAACATGTTGGAATGCAGAAAGGAGGACACTAGTCGAACAGCTGACCTTCTGCTTTCAGTGGAACCGCAAGTTCGCACGACCCGATCGGAAGTCGGAGCTTCTCCTGCAATATGGACATCTCGGGCTCGTACAGCCAAGCGTTCCCTTCGCGTCTCACGAGGTTCCTGCAGGTGAACAGGTTGGGCAACGGGAAGCACTCGGTGATGAAGAGCACACGGACAGGGGAGAGCCCTCCGGCGGAAGCTGCAGCGAGCTTGGCTGCAGAGAGCTGCAAGTGCAGTCTCGCTACGTCTCTGGCCCAGCTTCCCGACCCGTGGCAGGGCAGCTTTACTGCGACCACatcaaatcttgatcctttctcgaCCTGGGGCTCCGGAAGAGACGGACAGGCGGGCACTTCATTGTCTTCTTCCTCGTCGATCCATTCCGGATAAAGAACATTCCATGTGATGCTCGTGTCAGCGTACTCCAGGCGCACCGGCGAGATCTCAGCATCGGGGATCGTCTGCCTCCAATAGCCAACCTCCGAAAGGTTGAAATTTAGCAAGCCGATTTGGAGATTGCCTTGTCTACCGTCTGCACTTCCCACAAGATTTGGTATTCCTTGCCAATCAACTTCCAGATTGGATACGTATCGAGGATCTGAAGCTGTTTGCTGCCATATCCGACCAACATCTACAAGTCTGGACCTGCATTAAGCGACAGAGCATTCAAAGTTTCAGTGCTTCCGGTGACGAAAACATCAGATAGCGAGGGCGATGATGATGATGTAGCAGACATAAGCATACTTGGAACTCGACTGCTGGAGTGGCTCGGTGGGCTCCGTCGGGGAGTAGAGAAGCGTTAGAACCGTACAGCATGTGATGATGAGCAGGGCTAGTTTCAGCGAGTGGAACTTGCAGGTTGAACTCCTATCTGGAAATATGATCTTGTATCTGTCTCCCTCTTTGTAGTCCCTATACTTCATCTTTCTTTTGCTGTCATCACTGGAATCAGAAAAAGTATTCCGGGGTCAAAAATTACGGGCACAAGAAAGAACTGGACGAATCGAATCAAAACAACTTGAAGTAAATTCTCAAAAACAAAGGCGACGGTTCTTCCGCATGATGTGGTTTTACTTTCAGATCAGAACAGGACAACATAAAGTTCAGTATTCGATGAACAGTATTTACTCGCAGGTGCTTGGATGCAGCATGCGGTACTGTGTGTCTCATGCAAGAAACAAGAAACCTTCCCACCCACCGATGGCAGAGATGAGGTGGAGGAGAAGGAGGTGACGAATCCTATGCGAGACCATGTTAAGACAGTTTGGATTATGCGTCCTGGTGCATGTGAAAGCTCAGAATCTTTTTAAGATCATCATGATGGAGAAATCTTCCAGCGGAGGAAGATGAGATGTCTACAGGGAACAAGCAGATCGATCCTTAGAACTCCAGAAACAAGCAAATTTAAGTCACTGCTGCAGCAATCTAAGCTTATGCAGGATTTAATCGGTGGTATTTCCAATTCGTCTTCGGATCATGCTGAGCTTCCGGAATTCTTCGAAGCCATGGTTATGATGTCGCGAAATCCTGCTGAGTCCAATAAGCCTACGtcgagaagaaaagaggaagtgcTCCCCAAAGAAGTAATATCTATCGCCCCCTGAAATCTCGAGTACAACAAATACTCAAGAGAATCGGAGACGAGACATGATCTTCTGACAGATTAAATTTCGACTCCAATCAAACATCCGGTGATGCAAAGTAACAAAATCAACATCCAAGCATCAAACAGGGAAAGGATCGGAGAAGAATACCAGCGAGAAACGACTTAACCAGGAATTCAGCGCCAGTCAAACAACCAAACGATGAAACCATCAGGTAGAACAGAGCAGAAATAATTGCTTATGATGAATTCCCCACCAAAAGAAGCAAATAATTCGAAGAGGAGGAGAATACCGTGATTCAGGAAGCTTGGGGAAGGTGCCGTTCGCGCCTCTCATCTCGATCAGTCTGATGAAAGCATCGTCCGCTCTCCCATCAACGACAACAGCAACTAGAAGAAGAAAAGCCAAACTCAAATAGCAGCAGGCTGAGACCGATATAGATTAACAAAGCTCAAAGATTCCAGGAAGAGGCAGAGGGGAGGACATGGGAAGCACAACAAGCAGGAGGAGCATTTAAAGAAAGATGTCGTCGGCAGCTAACAGGAGAAATCAATGGTTCCAATGACAATAGTTAATGTGATACAGATCGACATTTGACCAGTTAAACAGCAGATGAACCGGAAGACCGAGTTCATGGTTAAAACCATGGTCCAACAAGTACACTGCCGAAAGACTACTGTTCCGAACAATCAAACACACCATGGATCGTCAACCAAGCTTGCGATGATGAGAAGTTGCGTCGAACATCGATGGTAATCTTCCGgtagaggtgggggggggggcaCTGGACGCGCCTGAGAATTCTGGCAGATAAGAAGCCTATCAACAAGTCAGTAGCAGACAAAAAACTTGGGGACTAAATTCGCAGCACAAATCAGTCACTGTCAGAATGGGCTGAATCATTCCAAATGCTAAAACAGTAGAATGAGTTTTGAAGTCCTTTCCATTGAAATCTGATGccaaatatttcttttttccgTGGGTAATTACCTCACAAAAATTCCCAAACTCCGGTAAAACATTTCTTACCGTGCATGACGTGAGTCCTCGACGCCATGCATGCACACAATCCGACCTGACGGCTAATAATTAGATTCCTTCTGCTGCTTCTTCTCCGTGCTGGTTCCGCCTCAATGGCGGTGTGAAACATGCGGACACGTCTCGCAGTCTTTACTCGCTTGATGCGGCTATTGTGGACTTTGAAAGCTGGAGTTCCGTTTCACGGTGGGCTGCTGCTCCACGGAACGAGTTCGGAGATGAGGATGAGGGCGGTGGGGCTGCGACCTCCTTCTCGTTGGTCCCAGAGACACATGTGGTGTCGTGACTGCACGAGAGCGGGATGGGACCCCGCGTACGGCGTCGGTGGAGCGGGATCGTGACAAGAACGGGTACCGGCGACGGATGTGTAGAATAAATTATTATCgtgtaaataattttaattttaattttaattttaattttaatttatcatcaaaacaaaataaataaattagaagaatcttttcatcaaaataatatatccttagattttttttattgatcaataaatataattaaacgGTCACATACTCTTCTAATTAAAATATGGATTTATCATATGGAGACGAATGGTTCAGCCTAACGATTGCGTGCAGGAAAGGGAGACCAAATGCCACGTGTTTGGAATTTAATATTTCTTTAGGTGTTTTATTTAGgtcggaggaagaagaagaagaagaagaaaagacaaTACTCTTTTGCCAAACCCTAATTGACCTAAACAAGGTTGATTTCCGGCACTCCGCTTCAGATATTTATTTTGACCGATTCTGCCTAATTCTTCTTAAGTTTATGGCTCTAAAAAACACAAGAAACAATTGAATTTAAAGGGAAATTATTTGTGTATATACAATCTGAAAGGATGAAGATTTTGggaggaaataaataaataaatatatatatatatatatatatacttttttgcAATATTATTTGTCTCTTCCGAGAGCGTAAAAATTACAAACCTAAGATAATAAAGTTAGTTAAAATTAGAAGAAGTAAAACCTTTTCATAGGAAATGATGACGTGTCGATGCAATAATTAGGGCTTAGATCTTGTGTTGTTCTAAGCACCTCCAATTAGATTAGGGATAGATTTTGTATTCGAGCTAGCTGTCCGATGACGTATGCATGAAGAACAAGACGCAGCGATCGTAATTGGCCTTTTAGATGTTTGCTGATGAAGAAGACAACCCTATGAAGTGGGGAAAGCCCTAATTTTCCATCAATTACCAACCTGTttgtttttagaaaaataaaaaat comes from the Musa acuminata AAA Group cultivar baxijiao chromosome BXJ2-8, Cavendish_Baxijiao_AAA, whole genome shotgun sequence genome and includes:
- the LOC103995676 gene encoding UDP-glucuronate:xylan alpha-glucuronosyltransferase 1; this encodes MRGANGTFPKLPESRDDSKRKMKYRDYKEGDRYKIIFPDRSSTCKFHSLKLALLIITCCTVLTLLYSPTEPTEPLQQSSSKSRLVDVGRIWQQTASDPRYVSNLEVDWQGIPNLVGSADGRQGNLQIGLLNFNLSEVGYWRQTIPDAEISPVRLEYADTSITWNVLYPEWIDEEEDNEVPACPSLPEPQVEKGSRFDVVAVKLPCHGSGSWARDVARLHLQLSAAKLAAASAGGLSPVRVLFITECFPLPNLFTCRNLVRREGNAWLYEPEMSILQEKLRLPIGSCELAVPLKAEVRPQTGDGTREAYATILHSAEVYVCGAIAAARSIRLAGSTRDLVILVDESISDHHRRGLTAAGWKVRVIQRIRNPKAEKNAYNEYNYSKFRLWQLTEYDKVIFIDADLLILRNIDFLFGMPEISATGNNATIFNSGVMVVEPCNCTFQLLMDHINEITSYNGGDQGYLNEIFTWWHRIPRHMNFLKHFWEGDSEEVKAKKTKLFKAETPGLYVLHYLGLKPWLCFRDFDCNWNSILYRSFASDEAHATWWRVHDSMPENLQNLCVLSTVTKAGLEYNRRKAETANFPDEHWKRNVTDPRRHICFESFCRWEKVLQNWGKPASSKT